In Methylococcus geothermalis, one genomic interval encodes:
- the groES gene encoding co-chaperone GroES, translating into MKIRPLHDRVIVKRLEEERTSAGGIVIPDSAAEKPMRGEILAVGNGKVLDNGEVRALQVKVGDKVLFGKYAGTEVKVDGEDVVVMREDDILAVLES; encoded by the coding sequence GTGAAAATTCGTCCTTTGCATGATCGTGTCATCGTCAAGCGTCTGGAAGAGGAACGCACCAGTGCAGGCGGCATCGTGATTCCCGACAGCGCTGCGGAGAAGCCGATGCGGGGCGAGATCCTGGCCGTCGGCAATGGCAAGGTTCTCGACAACGGTGAGGTGCGCGCCCTGCAGGTCAAGGTGGGTGACAAGGTCCTGTTCGGCAAATATGCCGGCACCGAGGTCAAGGTCGACGGAGAAGATGTGGTGGTGATGCGTGAGGACGACATTCTGGCCGTACTCGAGAGCTGA
- the groL gene encoding chaperonin GroEL (60 kDa chaperone family; promotes refolding of misfolded polypeptides especially under stressful conditions; forms two stacked rings of heptamers to form a barrel-shaped 14mer; ends can be capped by GroES; misfolded proteins enter the barrel where they are refolded when GroES binds), protein MAAKEVKFSDDARARMLRGVNILAHAVKVTLGPKGRNVVLEKSFGAPTVTKDGVSVAKEIELSDKFENMGAQMVKEVASQTSDVAGDGTTTATVLAQSILTEGLKAVAAGMNPMDLKRGIDKAVTSAVEAIHAMSVPCTESNAIAQVGTISANSDESIGSIIAEAMDKVGKEGVITVEDGSGLENQLDIVEGMQFDRGYLSPYFINNQQSMSAELENPFILINEKKISNIRELLPVLEGVAKAGRPLLIIAEDVEGEALATLVVNNMRGILKVAAVKAPGFGDRRKAMLEDIAVLTGGTVISEDIGLSLEKATLAELGSAKKIQITKENTTIIDGAGSTDKIQGRIAQIRKQIEDTTSDYDREKLQERLAKLAGGVAVIKVGAATEVEMKEKKARVEDALHATRAAVEEGIVPGGGVALVRALSSLRDLKGVNHDQDVGISIARRAMEEPLRQIVANAGDEPSVVLNKVSEGSGNFGYNAATGEFGDMMAMGILDPAKVTRTALQNAASVASLMITTEAMVAEEPKDESPMPGGMGGMGGMGGMGDMM, encoded by the coding sequence ATGGCAGCTAAAGAAGTCAAGTTCAGCGACGACGCACGGGCCCGCATGCTGCGCGGCGTCAACATCCTGGCGCATGCGGTGAAAGTCACGCTGGGTCCCAAGGGCCGCAACGTGGTGCTGGAAAAGAGCTTCGGCGCTCCCACCGTCACCAAGGACGGCGTGTCCGTGGCGAAGGAAATCGAGCTGTCCGACAAGTTCGAGAACATGGGCGCCCAGATGGTGAAAGAAGTCGCTTCGCAGACTTCCGACGTGGCCGGCGACGGCACCACCACCGCCACCGTGCTGGCTCAGTCGATCCTGACCGAGGGCCTGAAGGCCGTTGCCGCCGGCATGAACCCGATGGACCTGAAGCGCGGCATCGACAAGGCCGTGACTTCGGCGGTCGAAGCGATCCACGCGATGTCCGTGCCTTGCACCGAAAGCAACGCCATCGCTCAGGTCGGCACCATTTCCGCCAACTCCGACGAATCCATCGGCAGCATCATCGCCGAAGCGATGGACAAGGTGGGCAAGGAAGGCGTCATCACGGTTGAAGACGGCTCGGGTCTGGAAAACCAGCTCGACATCGTCGAAGGCATGCAGTTCGACCGTGGCTACCTCTCCCCGTATTTCATCAACAACCAGCAGAGCATGAGCGCCGAGCTGGAGAATCCGTTCATTCTCATCAACGAGAAGAAGATATCCAATATCCGCGAACTGCTGCCGGTGCTGGAAGGTGTGGCGAAAGCCGGCCGTCCGCTGCTGATCATCGCCGAGGACGTCGAGGGCGAAGCCCTGGCCACCCTGGTGGTCAACAACATGCGCGGCATCCTGAAGGTTGCGGCCGTGAAGGCGCCGGGCTTCGGCGACCGCCGCAAGGCCATGCTGGAAGACATCGCCGTGCTGACCGGCGGCACCGTGATTTCCGAAGACATCGGCCTGAGCCTGGAAAAGGCGACCCTGGCCGAGCTGGGCTCCGCCAAGAAGATCCAGATCACCAAGGAAAATACCACCATCATCGATGGCGCCGGCAGCACGGACAAGATCCAGGGCCGGATCGCCCAGATCCGCAAGCAGATCGAAGACACCACCTCCGATTATGATCGCGAGAAGCTGCAGGAACGGTTGGCCAAGCTGGCCGGCGGCGTGGCCGTCATCAAGGTCGGCGCCGCCACCGAAGTGGAAATGAAGGAAAAGAAAGCTCGCGTCGAGGACGCGCTGCACGCCACCCGCGCGGCGGTCGAAGAAGGCATCGTTCCGGGCGGCGGCGTGGCTTTGGTCCGTGCGCTGAGCAGTCTGCGCGACCTGAAGGGCGTCAATCACGATCAGGATGTGGGTATCAGCATCGCCCGCCGCGCCATGGAAGAGCCGCTGCGCCAGATCGTCGCCAATGCCGGCGACGAGCCGTCGGTGGTGTTGAACAAAGTTTCGGAAGGTTCCGGCAACTTCGGTTACAACGCGGCGACCGGCGAGTTCGGCGACATGATGGCCATGGGTATTCTCGATCCGGCCAAGGTGACCCGGACCGCGCTGCAGAATGCGGCTTCCGTGGCTTCTCTCATGATCACCACCGAGGCCATGGTGGCCGAAGAGCCGAAGGACGAGTCCCCGATGCCGGGCGGTATGGGTGGCATGGGCGGTATGGGTGGCATGGGCGACATGATGTAA
- the pcnB gene encoding polynucleotide adenylyltransferase PcnB, whose translation MIHAQLPITKQPTNPLELFTFIKRLIGALRPAATAAPVPVAPGPRIYSRSEHSISRTLISDHALKVLYRLRKAGYQAYLVGGCVRDLLLGREPKDFDVVTDAHPEEIKAVFRNCRLIGRRFRLAHVHFGEEIIEVATFRALTREPHDEHVTEGGRILRDNVYGTIEEDAFRRDFTVNALYYNISDFSVIDYVGGMDDHRKASLRLIGDPEQRYREDPVRMLRAIRFAVKLGFTLHPSCAEPIHRLAELLRDIPAARLYDEIVKLFLGGYAVQTFEQLRHFRLFGSLFPETESCLARESGGFPLIFVAKALERTDQRVQEDKAVAPYFLFSALLWEPVRSRAEARIAQGENAVVAYQEAASEVISRQARHTAFPKTIGIPMREIWVLQSRFDKTQGGRPFRLLSHPRFRAAYDFLVLRAETGEAEPELAEWWTRFQSADEAEQKAMTRTGRKPGGKSRPRKRRKRPPVATA comes from the coding sequence ATGATTCATGCGCAACTTCCTATAACCAAACAACCAACAAATCCTCTGGAACTCTTCACCTTCATCAAACGGTTGATCGGTGCGCTACGCCCCGCCGCCACGGCAGCCCCGGTTCCCGTTGCTCCCGGCCCGCGGATTTATTCCCGTTCCGAACACTCGATCTCGCGCACGCTGATCAGCGACCATGCGCTGAAGGTGCTCTATCGGCTGCGCAAAGCGGGCTATCAGGCCTATCTGGTCGGCGGCTGCGTGCGGGACCTGCTGCTGGGCCGAGAGCCGAAGGATTTCGACGTGGTCACCGATGCCCACCCGGAGGAAATCAAGGCCGTGTTCAGGAACTGCCGCCTGATCGGGCGCCGCTTCCGCCTCGCCCATGTGCACTTCGGCGAGGAAATCATCGAAGTCGCCACTTTCCGGGCCCTGACGCGCGAGCCGCATGACGAGCATGTTACCGAAGGCGGACGCATTCTGCGCGACAACGTCTACGGCACCATCGAAGAAGACGCCTTCCGGCGCGATTTCACGGTCAATGCGCTGTATTACAACATCAGCGACTTCTCCGTGATCGATTACGTCGGCGGCATGGACGACCACCGCAAGGCATCGCTGCGGCTCATCGGCGATCCCGAACAGCGTTACCGGGAAGATCCGGTGCGGATGCTGCGGGCGATCCGTTTCGCGGTGAAGCTCGGCTTCACCCTGCATCCGAGTTGCGCCGAGCCGATCCACCGGCTGGCGGAGCTGCTGCGCGACATCCCGGCGGCCCGGCTCTACGACGAAATCGTCAAATTGTTCCTGGGCGGGTACGCGGTACAAACCTTCGAGCAGCTTCGTCATTTCCGGCTGTTCGGTTCGCTGTTCCCGGAAACGGAAAGCTGCCTGGCCCGCGAAAGCGGTGGCTTCCCGTTGATCTTCGTGGCCAAGGCCTTGGAGCGTACCGACCAGCGCGTGCAGGAAGACAAGGCGGTCGCGCCCTATTTCCTTTTCTCGGCATTGCTGTGGGAGCCGGTGCGCAGCCGCGCCGAGGCCAGGATCGCTCAGGGCGAAAACGCCGTCGTGGCCTATCAGGAGGCGGCGTCCGAAGTCATTTCCCGGCAAGCCCGCCACACGGCCTTTCCCAAGACGATCGGAATTCCGATGCGGGAAATCTGGGTGCTGCAGTCCCGCTTCGATAAAACGCAGGGCGGACGCCCTTTCCGCCTGCTGAGCCATCCACGCTTCCGCGCCGCCTACGACTTCCTCGTTCTGCGCGCAGAAACCGGCGAAGCCGAACCCGAACTGGCGGAATGGTGGACCCGCTTCCAATCCGCCGACGAGGCCGAGC
- the cmoA gene encoding carboxy-S-adenosyl-L-methionine synthase CmoA, whose protein sequence is MSKDDIYRQSKSFIDDFDFGENVATVFDDMLERSVPFYRELQRMIAEMAVDFAAPDTRIYDFGCSTGTTLIGLDRAIGPRRLTLVGVDNSEEMLAKCRAKMAGHAFSNAVELVRADLNQGIAMDDATLAVMILTLQFVRPLYRDRLVKTIHEGLEQNGALILVEKVLGESSLFNRSFIHYYYEFKKRNGYTELEIAQKREALENVLVPYKLAENLEMLRVAGFRYIDVFFKWYNFVGIVAVK, encoded by the coding sequence ATGTCTAAAGACGATATTTACAGGCAATCGAAGTCGTTCATCGACGACTTCGATTTCGGCGAAAACGTCGCGACCGTATTCGACGACATGTTGGAGCGCTCGGTGCCGTTCTACCGCGAGCTGCAGCGCATGATCGCCGAGATGGCCGTCGACTTCGCCGCGCCCGACACCCGCATCTACGATTTCGGCTGTTCCACCGGCACCACACTGATTGGCCTGGACCGTGCGATCGGGCCGCGCCGGCTCACCCTGGTCGGCGTCGACAATTCGGAGGAGATGCTGGCGAAATGTCGCGCCAAGATGGCCGGGCATGCCTTTTCCAATGCCGTCGAACTGGTCCGCGCCGACTTGAACCAGGGGATCGCCATGGATGACGCTACGCTGGCGGTCATGATCCTGACCCTTCAGTTCGTCCGCCCGCTCTACCGCGACCGGCTGGTCAAAACCATACACGAGGGGCTGGAGCAAAACGGGGCGCTGATCTTGGTCGAAAAAGTGCTGGGTGAGAGTTCCTTGTTCAACCGCTCCTTCATCCATTACTACTACGAATTCAAGAAGCGCAACGGCTATACCGAGCTGGAAATCGCCCAGAAGCGCGAAGCCCTGGAAAACGTGCTGGTGCCGTACAAGCTGGCGGAAAACCTGGAAATGCTCAGGGTGGCCGGCTTCCGCTACATCGACGTGTTCTTCAAGTGGTACAACTTCGTCGGCATCGTGGCGGTCAAGTGA
- a CDS encoding helix-turn-helix domain-containing protein: MGDKQTLRARIVLMTAAGRSTREIMETLKVSNPTLSLWRRRYRACGIEGWKKGNTRPSRVPPLPDMGKSNPRIAGTFIQVADENPKKVPAESDDGKKYTVETIKEHIKAAWR; the protein is encoded by the coding sequence GTGGGCGATAAACAAACCTTGCGGGCGCGTATCGTCCTGATGACGGCGGCGGGTCGTTCGACCCGGGAGATCATGGAGACGCTCAAGGTGAGCAATCCGACGCTGAGTCTCTGGCGCCGGCGCTATCGGGCGTGCGGTATCGAGGGCTGGAAGAAGGGGAACACGCGCCCGTCGCGGGTGCCGCCTTTGCCGGATATGGGGAAGTCGAACCCTCGGATAGCCGGCACGTTCATTCAAGTTGCTGACGAGAACCCCAAGAAGGTCCCGGCGGAATCCGACGACGGCAAGAAGTACACCGTCGAGACGATCAAAGAGCACATCAAGGCGGCTTGGAGATAG